The sequence CCAAGGTCAGGTTCTGAGTGTACTGGGCCAAGGCCAGCGGCAAGGACATCACCGAGTAGGCGAAGATGATCGGCATCACGCCCCCTTGATTCAGGCGCAAGGGCAGGTAGCTTTTCTGCTCCCGGAATAGCTTGTTGCCCACTTGACGTTTGGCGTAGACAATCGGGATCTTGCGGCTCCCCTCCTGCACAAACACGATGCCGACAATCGTGGCTAAAAATATAGCCGTCAGCAGAAGAATCCCCCCAATACTACTGCTATCAGCACGGGCCAAACTAATGGTTTGCCCTAGGGCACGGGGCAAACTGGCGACAATGTTCACAAAAATCAACAGGGAAGGGCCACTCCCTACCCCTCGTTCCGTAATCAGCTCCCCCAGCCACATCACAAACATGGATCCCGCGGCCAAGGCCAAGGTGGTGGAGGCCATAAAGGCCAACTCGTTGGTGGTACTGGCAAACTCGCGTACCCAGAAGGAAATACCAATGCCCTGGATGATGGCCCATGCCAAAGTGACATAGCGGGTGTACTGAGAAATTTGTCGCCGCCCCTGCTCCCCTTCATTTTTCTGCAGATTCTCCAAAGCCGGAATGGCTGATGTGAGCAACTGCATGATGATCGAGGCGTTGATGAAGGGCAGGATCCCTAGGGCAAAGATCCCCAGGGCAGAAATCCCCCCGCCTGAGAACACGTCCAACAGCCCGAATACAGGGCTATTGGCAGCTTCTGCTGCAAATCGGGCTCGGTCAATGCCGGGGATCGGGATATAAATACCGAGCCGTACCAGCAATAACAAACCCAGTGTCAGAAATAGACGACCGCGCAGCCCCGCTGCTTGAGCCATCTGCATAAACGTCTCTTGAGCAGAGGGAGTAGAACCTCGTGTGTCAACCATGGGAAGGAAAACCTCGCGGGAGCGAAAAAGGCAAGCTGGTGAGCTATTTACCACTCTACGCCTAGGGTAGGGCAGTCGGCAAAAACCAGCCGTTTCGGATAGAGATCATTTAGAGATCATCGGGCATTGAGAATCTGCACCTGACCTCCCGCTGCCTCGATCTTGGCTTGAGCAGAAGGGGTAATGGCTGCGGCACTCACCGTCAGAGGAACGTTCACCTCTCCGTGTCCAAGGATTTTCAAGGGGCCATCGTTGGTGGTGACGATCCCCAGCTCCATCAAGCTTTCTAGGCTGACCTGTGTACCGGAGGGCAGCTCTGACAGAGAGCGCAGATTGATTAGGGTATAAACTGGGCGCCGCGTGTAGCAGGGAAAATGCTTCAGCTTGGGAACGCGGCGATAGAGGGGGGTTTGGCCTCCTTCAAAACCGGGCCGAGTACTACCCCCTTTACGGGCCTTTTGTCCACGCATGCCTTTGCCACAGGAGGCTCCCTGCCCTGCAGCGATGCCACGACCCAGTCGCCGCCGCCGTCGAGTGGATCCCGCTTGGGGTCGAATGTCTTCCAGTCGCATGGTCACCTCTGCTTCACGGATTCACGTTGTTTGATCTTCATTTGCTAAACAGACGACGCACATCGATGTCTCGATCTTGAGCCACCTGTTCAAAAGTTCGCATCCGTCGCAAGGCATCGACGGTGGCACGGGCATTGTTGAGGGGATTACTGGATCCCAGTTGCTTGGCCAAGCTATTCCGTACACCCGCTAGCTCGAGAACGGTTCGTACCGCCCCCCCTGCAATCACCCCAGTACCGGGGGCAGCCGGCATCACCAGTACTGCCGCACCGCCCCCGGCCCCGCGCATGGGATGCGGGACAGACAGGCCGTTGGTGAGGGGCACATCGATTAAGTGTTTCTTGCCATCCACAACCCCTTTGCGCACAGCCCCGATCACATCATTGGCTTTGCCCACGCCAACGCCCACCTGACCGCGCT comes from Thermostichus vulcanus str. 'Rupite' and encodes:
- the rplO gene encoding 50S ribosomal protein L15, whose amino-acid sequence is MRLEDIRPQAGSTRRRRRLGRGIAAGQGASCGKGMRGQKARKGGSTRPGFEGGQTPLYRRVPKLKHFPCYTRRPVYTLINLRSLSELPSGTQVSLESLMELGIVTTNDGPLKILGHGEVNVPLTVSAAAITPSAQAKIEAAGGQVQILNAR
- the secY gene encoding preprotein translocase subunit SecY, whose product is MVDTRGSTPSAQETFMQMAQAAGLRGRLFLTLGLLLLVRLGIYIPIPGIDRARFAAEAANSPVFGLLDVFSGGGISALGIFALGILPFINASIIMQLLTSAIPALENLQKNEGEQGRRQISQYTRYVTLAWAIIQGIGISFWVREFASTTNELAFMASTTLALAAGSMFVMWLGELITERGVGSGPSLLIFVNIVASLPRALGQTISLARADSSSIGGILLLTAIFLATIVGIVFVQEGSRKIPIVYAKRQVGNKLFREQKSYLPLRLNQGGVMPIIFAYSVMSLPLALAQYTQNLTL
- the rpsE gene encoding 30S ribosomal protein S5 codes for the protein MAEQRERRRNKKNREEQPSEWQERVIQIRRVTKVVKGGKKLSFRAVVVVGNERGQVGVGVGKANDVIGAVRKGVVDGKKHLIDVPLTNGLSVPHPMRGAGGGAAVLVMPAAPGTGVIAGGAVRTVLELAGVRNSLAKQLGSSNPLNNARATVDALRRMRTFEQVAQDRDIDVRRLFSK